In the genome of Staphylococcus durrellii, one region contains:
- the dltC gene encoding D-alanine--poly(phosphoribitol) ligase subunit 2, with protein sequence MEFRQQVLDLLADVAENNIVKEQPDIEIFEEGIIDSFKTVELLLEIQNKLDIEVSIMDFDRDEWATPNKIIAVLEQQK encoded by the coding sequence ATGGAATTTAGACAACAAGTTTTAGATTTATTGGCCGATGTAGCAGAAAATAACATCGTGAAAGAGCAACCAGATATTGAGATATTTGAAGAGGGAATTATTGATTCGTTTAAAACTGTAGAATTATTATTAGAGATTCAAAATAAATTAGATATTGAAGTTTCAATTATGGATTTTGATAGAGATGAATGGGCAACGCCAAATAAAATTATTGCAGTACTTGAACAACAAAAATGA